GATATTAGCGCTTGTATTCTGGTTGGTCTCTATGAATACGTGGAATGGTCGCCCGTTAACCGTTAGCCTAGATAAGTTATTTAACATtaacaataaaatgtacatattaaCATTTAGATGTAAAAGAGTGGAAGCAATATAAGTTCATGTTAGCCATCTAGAATGCCTCTGCGAATGTTAACATCTTGTCAAAATAACGTTAGCTATGCTAGTGCAACCATTCGCTATGCCACCTTGCTCCCTCGGCAGCTAGCTCAATAGCTAACTATAGTGGTAGATGTGTCCCGATTTCTCATTAACTGAGATGGATGACTTGAGGGATAACTAGCATACATTAGCCAGTCTAACGTATATAACATTACCATTCCCATTCCCATTCCCATTCCAACAAGTTCACAAGCTACATCCCACTCTCAGATGAGTCTACCGATTAGCAAACCCTGCCAGGCCTTCTCGTGGCTTATCGCATCTCGGCAGCCAAACGATAAAAATGTAGCCAGCTTGCTGGCTGAAACCATTATAGCAACGTAGCGGGTAGGACAGAACAGTGACTACATAATTAATCAAGGAATCGTTGTTATCAAGACGTTAGCgagcgagctagctagctagctaccggGAATAAAATGGAAAGCAGAATTGAACTCACCAGCACAGGAGAGCTACAATTAGGCACACCAACACAACACGCAGCCTCTTCATTATCTTCCCGCGGGGACCAACATCCTCGCTGTTTTTCTTGATTTTCCTAACCTCCTTTTGCAACAAGAAAATAACCCGAGCTGTGATTTATCAATAAGCTTTACtggtaattaaaaaataattaaaaggaaGACAGCGAGTGACCTTTCACTGCACATACACCCGTAATTGATAAATGTTCCCTCTGTCAACCCCCtttgctctttctttcttttcctgcTGGCTTCTATCTGTTCTTGTTGCTCGGTCTCTCCAGTTCCTGGCGCTGCTGCGGTTCTCTTCTAAACCAATAGAAACAGCCAGTTTCCTCGGCCAGTGACGCAACCACTTTTGGCTCCTCCCGCTTCCGTTTCGTTAGGCTGAGTTGGAACTTATTTCATCGGACGCGTCACATTTACCAAAAGGCATAGCTACAGGAACTTTAAATATTCTCAAACGATTGTGCAATATCCTTTTAACATTGATTAGTTGTTAAAACGGGATGACACGAAATATGATCGGAAAAGTTTGGGATGACTGTCAAGCAAGCTTGCCATAAGCTATCTAATTTAAGTAGCGACCTATACTCCTGAAATTGTCAGTGGCTTTGTTATTACTATGTCGCGaggatatgtatatattttacacatttcatttaacatatatatatatatatatatatatatatatatatatatatatatatatatatatatatatatatatatataaaaagttggcacatatataattatattagttAGCATGAATATAATATCTGAGATGCAACCTAATATCTAAGCTCAGCAGATGAAGCGAGATTTATTTTATCGAAAATATATCTATTGTGAATACTCCGGAGTTCCTTTTCGCATACAGTGGCAAGGCTTTCACTAAAAACACTACAATTCCCAGCATGCTGTTGTAAAAAGCACGTCTGTGAAAACGCCTGTTTGGATTTACTTTTTTGCCATGGTTTAGAATGAACTGAATGTATGCTACATTCTTTTTAATGTCAAGATTCTTTTTAACAGCACCGTCGGATCATTTACTCAAAATATTCACCATGTCGAAGACAACCCGATTCGAATGATAAAGTTACACATGAAGGCCGCACTACTACGGGGGTCCTTTTGAGACTCTCCTCGACTCATTGAGGGGTTGTCCAAGTAACTTTTGATGAGTCGTCAGAGTACAGCTCCACTAACAATAAACTTCAATTCCTGGATTAGTTACTTTCACGTTATCCATATTTAGACTGCAGATTTTGCTTGTTTGCGGGGACGATGGCTGTGCTCACAGTGTTTTGTCTTTTGGTAATATCAGGGTGTGTATCAGAGAGGGTTCTCGTCGCCGCATTTTCCCAGTCCCTGGACAGTGACTTTACCTTTACCCTACCCGCTGGTCGCAAAGAGTGCTTTTTCCAGACAATGAAGAAGGACGCATCACTGGAAATTGAATATCaggtgaaatatttatttgcttcCTCATATTTCAGACTCTAGGTATGACTACAACTTATCTGGACGAGTCTAACGATGTTCTATCATATGTTCTGGCACGTCTAGTTCCATTTAGCTAGGTAATACAGCGTACTTGTGCAGCGTGCAGTGTACAAGTTAGCGAACTAAATGGCTAGCTGGGTAGCTAGCTAGTAAAGTTGTCATTATCATGTCATGTTTCGGAAACGTATTACTTTATTGTATATATCAGATATTCGGATGTATTTTACGTGGTGTTGAGTTGCTAAAACTTTCGGTCAAACTGATTTAGTGTTAGATAGTTATCTAATGTTGGCTACTACTAACGTTAACTGCCTTTTGGAAATGCTGTAGCTAACGCACGCAAAGTAAAAATACAGGGTCTGTCCTGTTTTccaaatatattaattgctaTTCATTCTTAAATTGGCAGCTTAAAATATTGCCGATTCTTGCAGTAAGTTAACTTGTCTGACGAATTGTTCTGTTTACAGTCAATATAAAATTGTGAGTCTCTTAAGTTAATCTGAAACTGATAAGTATAGTACTTACTAGTATAGTACTACAGTAGGTGTAGGTCATGATGAAATATTTAGGGTAACTTTCGTCAACTTATCCGCCTTAATCAATTAGTGTCCGAGTGGCACAGAAGTAACTGTGGTTTGTTGTCTGGTCATGACCCCAGGCCAAAAGATCCCATCCGAAAGCCATAAACCTTGACTACATAGTGCCGTCGTTTTCAGCGAACAAACATCTACAATTGTGTGGAAATTCGAAAGTATTCCCTTTTATGTTAGAGGTCATTCTGACTGAAAGATCAAGGATCGTTGCTTGTGTATATTTTAATGAGTAAATCGCCAGCATATTTAATTTGCACCGGCAGTCTGATTTAGCCCGATTTCTGGTGATGGCATGGTACTGTGTAGTTGTCATGAGGTAGATGACAATTTCTCTCTGGGATTATTGAAGCATCTCTCATCTCATCACATGACATCAGTGATGGCTATGGTTTTTGTGCATTGGTTTACCTGTGTGTTGGGCTGTCCGCAGGTTCTTGATGGAGCAGGCCTGGATGTTGATTTTTACCTGTCTTCACCAAGTGGGAGTATACTGGCCAGAGACTCCCGGAAGTCTGATGGCGTGCACACGTAGGTCGCATGTAATATGCTCAGCGCTCTTGTTTCACAGATAACTGTGTATTAGTTTACAGAGTTTACAAAATGTGTTTCTAACTATAAGTACATTTATATGCATTTATTCAATTAGATTTATTCTGTTTTGGTGTTCTCTTCATAATCCAAATGAACCCCTGTCCACAGAGTGGAGACGGAGGATGGAGATTATATGTTCTGTTTTGACAACACGTTCAGTGCCGTGTCTGAGAAGATCATCTTCTTTGAGCTGATCTTAGACAATATGGAGGACCCAGACGGCTCAGACCCTGAGGGCTGGAAGGACTACGTCCATGGAACGGATATGTTGGATATGAAACTGGAGGACATCATGGTATAGCTGCATAGTTACCTGGTTTCATCCCCACACTATGTCCCCCAGGCCACAATTGTCCTTTCCTTTCCATTTCCCATTGAAAGATGGCAAAAAACCTCAACACTTTTTGTGTAGTATTCTACGGCCAAAGATGATAGGTTGTGTCAATGAAAGGTTTAAATCCTGATTGATTAAGATTAGGAATGTTTACTGACAGGACAGTATTATTTGGTGATGTGCTGTCTGTGTCTAAGTCTGGGTGGCACTGTATTATTTGGTGCCTCTGATTAGGAATTTGGCATGCATGCTCCCAGAGGGCATTGAGGCACAGTGTGTCACAGTGACCCGTCCACGTGTCATTCCCTTAGCTGCGTGCCAGTGAGTGTGCAGACGCCAGAAATACTGTCAAATGTGTGTTCTGCACTGCCCACTTTCTGTATTTCAGCCAATAAACAGTCTGTCATATACTGTGTTTCAGTCAGCAAACAGACCTTAGTGTTACAGGAACTGCAGCTGTTTTCTGGCTAATTCAGGCCTGGTTTCACTTCCCAGCACGGTGGACTCTTGAGCAGGGGtgcggtcctggagggccaatcTGTAAGCTGGTTCTTGTTCCAACCAATTCACCGCTCTGTAAATGAATTTGGTTCCCTCCTGGACTGGAGCTCattaaaatctttaggatacacttgcagtctgcagctgtggctggtgcataagacattatttagctaattcaataattaagagcagaagttggcacaaaatccaaTAGCGGATAGGCCCTTGCTGTCCACCCATGCTGTTGAGTGTCAGTACACTGTGGCTGTACACGGAGCGGTGAGGAGGGAGCCTCATCTCTGCCCTGTTTCCCTTCCAGGACACCATAAACAGCGTGAAGGCCCGCCTGGGGAAGAGCCTGCAGATTCAGACAGTGCTGCGTGCGTTTGAGGCCCGGGACCGCAACCTTCAGGAGAGCAACTACGAGCGCGTCAACCTGTGGTCCTGCACCAACCTCCTGGTCATGTTGGTGGTGTCCGCGCTCCAGGTCTACCTGCTGCGCAGCCTCTTCGACGACAAGAGGAAGAGCCGCACCTAGcacccctcgccccccccgGGAGAGACATGGCCTTGCGCCAGGCCCAGACGGCAACAGAGCCCAAACTGCTGCTGGGCTGTGCTGCACAGGCAACTtttacgtacacacacactcacgcacacacacgtacacccacccacacacacacacacacacacacacacacacacacacacacacacacacacacacacacacatttacacacacactttgcctAGCCCTATCCGTCCAGTCAGTTTGTCTGTCTTCAGTGACTTCAGGCAGGAGGAATAGTGGGAGGTCCCTCCTTAGCTCACTGgactcccccttctctctcactctactgATGTGTTAAAGACAATCATTCAGTGCTGCACAGGAgccgtggagagagagagctcactgGCGGCCGGATTGCACACCTTATCTCCATCAGTCTCTGTCCATCAAAGAGATTTTATTCACATCTCCAAAGCTGCTTGATTAATTTATGGAGATGAACACATGAATGAGATTGGTAGACCTATTGGTCTATCGTTTTAGCACACAAAGGACTAAGCCGAATTTAGAGCAAAACATATTTGCCATGTGACCTATTTCTTActgtataaaaaaaagtttttatttgaaagtaACCTGCATTGACATAAAAGGAAATCCTGTTTACAAGTAGGGTGACTAAAGTCTTCCAGGCACTGAAGTCTTGTGACTGCACTGTCCTGTTATTCAGTTGGCCACACCTCACCATACTTGAAAAGTGACTTTGCTGCTGCCACACATTACCCCCTGTAGGTAGCTTCTGTTTGTTACTGAAATGTGTAGAGGTTTCCTCTGCTAGGTGCATCAGAGGATGTGGGTGGTTCCTTTCCGCAGTGACTTAGGCAGGGCTCAACATGAATTCTGCTTATGTGATAAATGTGATTCTGATGAACTTACATGCAGATACACCCTGATATGCCAGGCCTGTGCTGGCTACTCACCCCTGTAAAGGGATGCCcaaccagccagccagccaaagTGTAGCTGAGTGAGGGAAAGGGATCACTTGTTAAATCTTCAAGGCCTATCTATAATTCACCGCCTTCAAGTGCTAGCCCATTGAGAGCTGCATTTACAGGTGTCAGGTTTCTACCTGGCTGGAGAGCAGCCTTCCTGCCTGTTTGCAGGCCTGCTTTCCCTTTGGAGCTCTAATGGCTGCGGTTtgccaacagctgcacagtaaACTACAGTCATGCAGATGACCTTATGGTTGCTGAAAAGTGCTATCTTTCTTTTGACATTTTGTCTTTAGTCTAGACGAGAGATCTGTTTCTAGCATACAGCTCTGCAGTGTGGACTCCCAGGGGGAGTCTGGGGTACTTTCACGATGTAGAGCAccaatggggggtggggggtggtacaTTGCTTGAGTGACAGTGAGGGAACTGCAGATCTACTGGTTTCACCGTTTTACATATTTCTGGCAGGGACATTGGTGAGCAGCTCAATGTCCCCATCTTCTGGATTAATAGGGAACCGCCAAAGATGTATAAAACAAAACGGTATCTGCTTGGTACAGTGCAGGTGTACAAAGACTAACCCTATGCCCTGTGGTTGTCCAGGATCATGGCTATGAGGCTGTATGAGTTTTTTAGGATCTCCTGCAGT
The sequence above is a segment of the Conger conger chromosome 4, fConCon1.1, whole genome shotgun sequence genome. Coding sequences within it:
- the tmed5 gene encoding transmembrane emp24 domain-containing protein 5 — protein: MAVLTVFCLLVISGCVSERVLVAAFSQSLDSDFTFTLPAGRKECFFQTMKKDASLEIEYQVLDGAGLDVDFYLSSPSGSILARDSRKSDGVHTVETEDGDYMFCFDNTFSAVSEKIIFFELILDNMEDPDGSDPEGWKDYVHGTDMLDMKLEDIMDTINSVKARLGKSLQIQTVLRAFEARDRNLQESNYERVNLWSCTNLLVMLVVSALQVYLLRSLFDDKRKSRT